Proteins from a single region of Amorphus orientalis:
- a CDS encoding galactitol-1-phosphate 5-dehydrogenase → MRAIVLHAPGDIRLEEQEVPRAGPGQVLVRVASVGVCGSDLPRMLTKGAWKMPLITGHEFAGHITELGDGVEGWEQGELVGVAPLLPCNKCSQCLTGNFSRCRDYDYFGSRRDGAYAEYVAVPVQNLIKTAQHADPRAIAMTDPASIALHAIWKGGGITAGQTGGVVGCGPIGLFVIQWMRMMGASEVIAVDVSEDKLELAREAGASICVLATDFDQLQDKADLVVEAVGFEASINNAVTLAAPGGHVVFIGIPVPDVTLANKTFQYLLRQEISLHGSWNSFGSPFPGPQWTTTIEKFGTGELRWEFLISHDLDLSELPEIFRRFAAKDLHFSKVLFRP, encoded by the coding sequence ATGCGCGCCATCGTGCTTCACGCCCCCGGCGACATACGGCTGGAGGAGCAGGAGGTCCCGAGGGCCGGACCTGGGCAGGTTCTCGTCCGCGTCGCCTCGGTCGGTGTCTGTGGATCGGATCTTCCGCGCATGCTGACCAAGGGTGCCTGGAAGATGCCGCTTATCACCGGGCACGAGTTCGCCGGCCACATCACCGAGCTCGGCGACGGTGTCGAAGGCTGGGAACAAGGCGAGCTTGTCGGCGTCGCCCCGCTCCTGCCCTGCAACAAGTGCTCGCAATGCCTGACCGGCAATTTTTCGCGGTGCCGTGACTACGACTATTTCGGCAGCCGACGGGATGGCGCCTACGCCGAATATGTCGCGGTTCCGGTACAGAACCTGATCAAGACCGCGCAGCATGCCGACCCACGGGCGATCGCAATGACCGATCCCGCGTCCATCGCGCTGCATGCGATCTGGAAGGGCGGCGGGATCACGGCCGGACAGACTGGCGGCGTCGTCGGCTGCGGCCCCATCGGCCTGTTCGTCATTCAGTGGATGCGCATGATGGGGGCATCCGAAGTGATCGCCGTCGATGTATCGGAGGACAAACTGGAGCTGGCCCGCGAGGCCGGCGCCTCGATTTGTGTGCTCGCGACCGACTTCGATCAGTTGCAGGACAAGGCCGACCTCGTCGTCGAAGCCGTTGGGTTCGAGGCTTCGATCAACAACGCCGTGACCTTGGCCGCGCCCGGTGGTCATGTCGTCTTCATCGGGATTCCGGTGCCGGACGTGACGCTCGCCAACAAGACTTTCCAGTATCTGCTCCGTCAGGAAATCTCGCTACACGGGTCGTGGAACAGTTTCGGCTCTCCCTTCCCCGGCCCGCAATGGACCACCACGATCGAGAAGTTCGGGACAGGCGAGCTCCGGTGGGAGTTCCTGATCTCGCACGATCTCGATCTAAGCGAACTGCCGGAGATCTTCCGGCGCTTCGCAGCAAAGGATCTGCATTTCTCGAAGGTTCTGTTCAGACCGTAG
- the deoC gene encoding deoxyribose-phosphate aldolase — MTAETSAAFASQTGAQAVVLTPADHRNPGTRLSPDMFEGHQTNRSAAERRTDSLTKRRSIKKEWQAAWLVNAIRCMDLTTLAGDDTPERVRRLCAKARRPLAPHILEGLALAADQVTTGAVCVYPTMVAPAVHALDGSGIPVASVATGFPAGLMPLSLRLEEIRYAVGEGADEIDIVITREHVLNGNWSALYDEIARMREVCGRAHLKTILATGELRTYRNVYAASMVAMQAGADFIKTSTGKEGVNATLPVSLVMAHAIRDYLDATGHRVGFKPAGGIKTAKDAMNWQVLMKEELGREWLSPTLLRLGASSLLGDLERQLEHYVTGRYADTTRHALA, encoded by the coding sequence ATGACAGCTGAAACATCCGCCGCCTTCGCATCCCAGACCGGCGCGCAGGCGGTCGTGCTGACACCCGCTGACCACCGCAATCCCGGCACCCGGCTAAGCCCGGACATGTTCGAGGGGCATCAGACCAACCGGAGCGCCGCCGAACGGCGAACGGACTCGCTGACCAAGCGACGCTCCATCAAGAAGGAGTGGCAGGCCGCCTGGTTGGTCAATGCGATACGGTGCATGGATCTGACCACGCTCGCCGGCGACGACACTCCCGAGCGGGTGAGACGGCTCTGCGCCAAGGCCCGCCGGCCGCTTGCACCTCACATCCTTGAGGGCCTCGCGCTTGCAGCCGACCAGGTGACGACCGGCGCGGTCTGCGTCTACCCCACGATGGTCGCTCCGGCGGTTCACGCGCTCGATGGCTCCGGCATCCCGGTCGCCTCAGTCGCCACCGGATTTCCCGCTGGCCTTATGCCGCTCTCTCTTCGGCTGGAAGAGATCCGCTACGCCGTTGGCGAAGGCGCCGATGAGATCGACATCGTCATCACCCGCGAGCATGTGCTGAACGGAAACTGGTCCGCACTCTACGACGAGATCGCCCGCATGCGCGAGGTTTGCGGCCGGGCGCATCTGAAGACCATTCTCGCGACCGGCGAGCTGCGCACATACCGGAACGTCTATGCCGCCTCGATGGTGGCGATGCAGGCGGGGGCGGACTTCATCAAGACCTCGACCGGCAAAGAAGGCGTGAACGCCACCCTGCCCGTCAGCCTCGTGATGGCGCACGCGATCCGCGACTATCTCGACGCAACCGGGCACCGGGTCGGCTTCAAACCGGCGGGCGGCATCAAGACCGCCAAGGATGCGATGAACTGGCAGGTGCTCATGAAGGAAGAGCTCGGCCGCGAGTGGCTGTCGCCGACGCTGCTGCGGCTCGGCGCGTCGTCCCTGCTGGGCGATCTGGAGCGCCAACTCGAACACTACGTGACCGGCCGCTACGCGGACACCACGCGCCACGCACTCGCCTGA